A part of Escherichia marmotae genomic DNA contains:
- the aspC gene encoding aspartate transaminase produces MFENITAAPADPILGLADLFRADERPGKINLGIGVYKDETGKTPVLTSVKKSEQYLLENETTKNYLGIDGIPEFGRCTQELLFGKGSALINDKRARTAQTPGGTGALRVAADFLAKNTDVKRVWVSNPSWPNHKSVFNSAGLEVREYAYYDAEKHTLDFDALINSLNEAQAGDVVLFHGCCHNPTGIDPTLEQWQTLAQLSVEKGWLPLFDFAYQGFARGLEEDAEGLRVFAALHKELIVASSYSKNFGLYNERVGACTLVAADSETVDRAFSQMKAAIRANYSNPPAHGASVVATILSNDALRAIWEQELTDMRQRIQRMRQLFVNTLQEKGANRDFSFIIKQNGMFSFSGLTKEQVLRLREEFGVYAVASGRVNVAGMTPDNMAPLCEAIVAVL; encoded by the coding sequence ATGTTTGAGAACATTACCGCCGCTCCTGCCGACCCGATTCTGGGCCTGGCCGATCTGTTTCGTGCCGATGAACGTCCCGGCAAAATTAACCTCGGGATTGGTGTCTATAAAGATGAGACGGGCAAAACCCCGGTACTGACCAGCGTTAAAAAGTCTGAACAGTATCTGCTCGAAAATGAAACCACCAAAAACTACCTCGGCATTGACGGTATTCCTGAATTTGGTCGTTGCACCCAGGAACTGCTGTTTGGTAAAGGTAGCGCCCTAATCAACGACAAACGCGCCCGCACAGCTCAGACCCCTGGTGGTACTGGTGCGTTACGCGTGGCTGCCGATTTCCTGGCAAAAAATACCGACGTTAAGCGTGTGTGGGTGAGCAACCCTAGCTGGCCGAACCATAAGAGCGTCTTTAACTCTGCAGGTCTGGAAGTACGTGAATACGCTTATTACGACGCGGAAAAACATACTCTGGACTTCGACGCCCTGATTAACAGTCTGAACGAAGCCCAGGCTGGCGACGTGGTGCTGTTCCACGGTTGCTGCCATAACCCAACCGGCATTGATCCTACACTGGAGCAATGGCAAACGCTGGCGCAGCTTTCCGTTGAGAAAGGCTGGTTACCGCTGTTTGACTTTGCTTACCAGGGTTTTGCTCGCGGTCTGGAAGAAGATGCTGAAGGTCTGCGCGTTTTCGCAGCTCTGCATAAAGAACTGATCGTCGCCAGTTCCTACTCTAAAAACTTTGGTCTGTACAACGAGCGTGTAGGCGCATGTACGCTGGTTGCTGCGGACAGTGAAACCGTGGATCGCGCATTCAGCCAGATGAAAGCGGCGATTCGTGCGAACTATTCTAACCCACCCGCGCACGGAGCTTCGGTTGTTGCCACTATCCTGAGTAATGATGCGTTACGTGCTATCTGGGAACAAGAGCTGACTGATATGCGTCAGCGTATTCAGCGTATGCGTCAATTGTTCGTTAATACGCTGCAGGAAAAAGGCGCAAACCGCGACTTCAGTTTCATTATCAAACAAAACGGCATGTTCTCTTTTAGCGGTCTGACTAAAGAACAGGTACTGCGTCTGCGTGAAGAGTTTGGCGTGTATGCTGTGGCTTCCGGTCGTGTGAACGTAGCCGGGATGACGCCAGACAACATGGCTCCGCTGTGCGAAGCGATTGTGGCTGTGCTGTAA
- the ompF gene encoding porin OmpF — translation MMKRNILAVIVPALLVAGTANAAEIYNKDGNKVDLYGKAVGLHYFSKGNGENSYGGNGDMTYARLGFKGETQINSDLTGYGQWEYNFQGNNSEGSDAQNGNKTRLAFAGLKFADAGSIDYGRNYGVVYDALGYTDMLPEFGGDTAYSDDFFVGRVGGVATYRNSNFFGLVDGLNFAVQYLGKNERDTARRSNGDGVGGSISYEFEGFGIVGAYGAADRTNLQEAQPLGQGKKAEQWATGLKYDANNIYLAANYGETRNATPITGGFANKTQDILLVAQYQFDFGLRPSIAYTKSKAKDVEGGIGDVDLVNYVEVGATYYFNKNMSTYVDYIINQIDSDNKLGVGSDDTVAVGIVYQF, via the coding sequence ATGATGAAGCGCAACATTCTGGCAGTGATCGTCCCTGCTCTGTTAGTAGCAGGAACTGCAAACGCTGCAGAAATCTATAACAAAGATGGCAACAAAGTAGATCTGTACGGTAAAGCTGTCGGTCTGCACTATTTTTCCAAGGGTAACGGTGAAAACAGTTACGGTGGCAATGGCGATATGACCTATGCCCGTCTTGGTTTTAAAGGGGAAACTCAAATCAATTCTGATCTGACCGGTTACGGTCAGTGGGAATACAACTTCCAGGGTAACAACTCTGAGGGTTCTGATGCCCAAAATGGCAACAAAACCCGTCTGGCGTTCGCTGGTCTGAAATTTGCTGATGCTGGCTCAATCGATTACGGTCGTAACTATGGTGTTGTTTATGACGCACTGGGTTACACCGATATGCTGCCGGAATTTGGTGGTGACACTGCATACAGCGATGACTTCTTCGTTGGTCGTGTTGGCGGCGTTGCAACTTACCGTAACTCCAACTTCTTTGGTCTGGTTGACGGCCTGAACTTCGCTGTTCAGTACCTGGGTAAAAACGAACGCGACACCGCACGTCGTTCTAACGGCGACGGTGTTGGCGGCTCCATCAGCTACGAATTCGAAGGCTTTGGTATCGTTGGTGCTTATGGTGCTGCTGACCGTACAAACTTGCAGGAAGCCCAGCCTCTCGGCCAGGGTAAAAAAGCTGAACAGTGGGCTACTGGCCTGAAGTACGATGCGAACAACATCTACCTGGCAGCAAACTACGGTGAAACCCGTAACGCTACGCCGATCACCGGCGGCTTTGCTAACAAAACGCAAGATATCCTGTTAGTTGCACAATACCAGTTTGACTTCGGTCTGCGTCCGTCCATCGCTTACACCAAATCTAAAGCGAAAGACGTAGAAGGTGGTATCGGTGATGTTGATCTGGTGAACTATGTTGAAGTGGGCGCAACCTACTACTTCAACAAAAACATGTCTACCTATGTTGACTACATCATCAACCAGATCGATTCTGACAACAAACTGGGCGTAGGTTCTGACGACACAGTTGCTGTGGGTATCGTTTACCAGTTCTAA
- a CDS encoding YcbK family protein: MDKFDANRRKLLALGGVALGAAILPTPAFATLSTPRPRILTLNNLHTGESIKAEFFDGRGYIQEELAKLNHFFRDFRANKIKSIDPGLFDQLYRLQGLLGTRKPVQLISGYRSIDTNNELRAHSRGVAKKSYHTKGQAMDFHIEGVALSNIRKAALSMRAGGVGYYPRSNFVHIDTGPARHW; the protein is encoded by the coding sequence ATGGACAAATTCGACGCTAATCGCCGCAAACTACTGGCGCTTGGTGGCGTTGCACTTGGTGCTGCCATCTTGCCGACCCCTGCGTTTGCGACACTCTCCACCCCACGCCCGCGTATTTTGACACTCAACAATCTCCATACTGGAGAGTCAATTAAAGCGGAGTTTTTCGATGGCAGAGGCTATATTCAGGAAGAATTGGCAAAACTAAACCATTTTTTCCGCGATTTCCGCGCGAACAAAATAAAGTCCATCGATCCAGGATTATTCGACCAGTTGTATCGCCTGCAAGGTCTGTTAGGTACTCGCAAGCCGGTACAGTTAATTTCTGGTTACCGTTCTATCGACACCAATAATGAATTACGCGCACACAGCCGTGGAGTAGCGAAGAAAAGCTATCACACCAAAGGCCAGGCGATGGATTTCCATATTGAAGGCGTCGCGTTAAGCAATATTCGCAAAGCCGCGTTATCTATGCGCGCAGGTGGTGTAGGATATTACCCACGTAGTAACTTTGTGCATATTGATACCGGACCTGCACGGCACTGGTAG
- the gloC gene encoding hydroxyacylglutathione hydrolase GloC: MNYRIIPVTAFSQNCSLIWCEQTRLAALVDPGGDAEKIKQEVDASGLTLMQILLTHGHLDHVGAAAELAKHYGVPVLGPEKEDEFWLQGLPAQSRMFGLDECQPLTPDRWLNEGDTISIGNVTLQVLHCPGHTPGHVVFFDNQSKLLISGDVIFKGGVGRSDFPRGDHNQLISSIKDKLLPLGDDVTFIPGHGPLSTLGYERLHNPFLQDEIPVW; the protein is encoded by the coding sequence ATGAATTATCGTATTATTCCGGTCACTGCATTCTCCCAGAACTGCTCATTGATCTGGTGTGAACAAACTCGCCTGGCAGCACTGGTTGATCCTGGCGGTGATGCGGAAAAAATTAAACAGGAAGTTGATGCCAGCGGCCTGACGCTGATGCAGATCCTACTGACACATGGCCATCTGGATCACGTTGGTGCAGCGGCGGAACTGGCAAAACATTACGGCGTGCCAGTACTTGGTCCGGAAAAGGAAGATGAGTTCTGGCTGCAAGGCTTGCCTGCGCAAAGCCGCATGTTTGGCCTGGATGAGTGTCAGCCACTGACGCCGGATCGTTGGCTGAATGAAGGCGACACGATCAGCATAGGGAATGTGACTTTACAGGTGTTACATTGCCCAGGGCATACACCGGGTCATGTGGTCTTTTTTGATAATCAGTCAAAACTGCTGATTTCTGGCGACGTCATTTTCAAAGGTGGAGTAGGGCGCAGTGACTTCCCACGTGGCGACCATAATCAACTGATCTCCTCTATCAAAGATAAACTGCTGCCGCTTGGCGATGATGTGACGTTTATTCCAGGGCACGGGCCGTTATCCACCCTCGGCTATGAACGGTTGCATAACCCCTTCCTGCAAGACGAAATTCCCGTCTGGTAA